aacttaggtttcttgccaaaccataattcatacggtgtcgtctcaacggatttagatggtgcgcTATTTAAAGTGAAGGCGGATGTCTCTAAtccataaccccaaaacgatagtggcaaatcggtaagagacatcatagaacacaccatatcaatagagtacgattatgacgttccgACACACCCTTACGCTgcggtgttccaggtggcatgagttgtgaaaaaattccacattgtcttaaatgcataccaaactcgtaactcagatattcacctccatgatcagatcgaagaaattttattttcttgttacgacgattctctacttcactcttcCATGAAAAGAAGGGGATCTTTACAATATGATTTGCTTATTGCATGTTAGTTAGGACCAAACTTAGAAGGGAGAACTTGTGGAATAGAGTATCGAGGCCGTCTTCCAATAGAGTTGAAGATAAAGAATGGACCCTCTGGAAAACTGATGTCCCGGCAAAACTTAGGGTGTTCTGATGGAGATTAGCAAGATCATATCTTTCCACTTTTGATCTTTTGGAGCACCGTCATACTGCAGAGTCCAAAATACTCGTATGTGGACCCCCCAATTCTTAGAGACATTCTCTCCTTGAGTGTTTGACGGCTAGGTGTGTGAGAGAGAACTCTCGGAAGAGGAAGTAGTATTTATACACATAATTGAGGCGAGGCAACCACACACCAAACATTTGTTGTTGATGATGATGGAGACATTGTCACTAGATGATTTATTCATATGGTAGTCATATTATGGGAAATTTAGCATGCTTGGCGCAAAGCAACTCATGAAAGGGAGTTCAAGCCACCTCTTTCAAGACACCTTTTTGTTGAAAACTTCATCTAAGACATTTAAGCGGCCAACAGAACAAGTCACCATCATTTCAGCCCAGAGCTCTGAATCAATCACATGTTGTTTGGAAAGCGCCTCCAGAGGCTTTTGCAAAGTTTAAGTGTTGATGGTGCGGTGTCTAGGAATGGTGGCAAGAGAGTTGTGGGAGTCATGTGCCGCAACGATCAAGGAAAGTTCATGGGCTCGTCGTCGATAACATTCAAGAACATCACGAGTCCTACGGTTCTGGAAGTCCTGGCATGTTAAGAAGCTTTGGCTTTGGCTGAAGATTTGATGTTGCACAAGCTATTCATTGCGTCAGACAGTTTGGAAGTAATCAAAGACATCTAAGTTAAGTTAGAAGGCCTCTCAATTGCTATTGTTCGAGAGATTACCCAACATGTTGATGATCTTGAGGTGTGCCAATACACGCATGAAGTAGAAGTCACAACTTTAAAGCTGATAGATTAGCAAAATTCTCATGGTCATTATGTTTTATCCGCCATGTCTGGTGGGAGAACACCATGTGATCATCTAACTTAAATCCTTGAATAAAGTTGCGTGATCCACAAAAATCAGAGGCCACAAATTGGAAGGAGCTTGGGGCATGGCCAATGCAAAGCCCCAAACCTACTACCCCATAAGCCAACTAGGTTCAGATGCCACTGTGCTAGTAGGACCGCTGCCTGCATGCGCCAGGTGAAGCTTATAGCAGAAGGCCTGTTCTTTGgtagaaaaagaaagagaaagtaAGGAGGGAGAGGAAAAGCATggggagaagaagaaaaaggatgaacacaTGGGGACAAAGGATGACCGATGTGAGGTAGCACCACCATAGCCATCATTAGAGCGAGCACGTGCGAGCAATAACCTCAATCCTTCCATGCCTACACGTTCTTTTCGCCTCCATAATTCATGCCTTTAGTTCTAGACTTGACATTAGTGCTCGCATTTCTTGTATTTATTTTAGGCTTCCGGCGTTGTGCGTTCAGTGGGACAAGACGTTCTGGTAGACTACGAAGGCGTCTGTGGCGACTTCCTCAATCTCAAAATGATGTGTCCGCTCAATCTCTCGGAGGTGCTCGTAGGGACAGGATGTGCGTATGTGTTCATAGAAGTAAGTGTATATGTGTATGTACGAGTGTTTTTACTGTGTTAAAAAATATAAGAGGAGGGTACAAGTTTGGAAGAAGCAATGAGAAGTGACAAAAAGGATAATAATCTGAACGCTAATGATTTTCTATACAGATATTCACAACCAGCCGCGCGTGTGGTATAGCAATACAATCATAATTCCGCAGAAATGAAGGCAACGAACAAGTCACGAAAGAACTTGTCGGCATAAGTGTCATGTCATGTCAGTCTCAACCCAACGAACTAACAAATTGACGAACTTCCCGTATGTGCGTGCGCGTGCCGTACGTGCTAGCGCCACACCCACACGCGCGCGTAACACGTGTGTATATACGCTGGCTATGCACACATCGATCCTAACGAGCCGGGCACGCCAAGCCTAGACGGCGCGGCGGCACAGCGGGCACGACGCATGCCGGCACAGCCACCCGTCTATGCACGACATGTGGAACGTGTGGCGGCACTCCGGCAGGctccgcgccgcctcgccggccTCGAACTCCTGGAGGCACACGGAGCAGCCGCCGTCCTGCACGGCGGCCTGCTGCTCTGTGATGGTCGTCGCGGGGAGCTCGGCGATGGCGTCTGCAGCCATGCCTTTGAAGGAGGCGGAGCCCATGTCAAACATCTCGGAGAGCGTCGGCGGGCCGTCGCTGAACCCGTCGCCCGCGGCGTTCATCTGGCTGTCGACGGCGTTCTGCACTGCGGGGTCCACCTTCTCGCGCACCAGGCGGCCCGTCAGGAGGCTCCAGATCACGTCAAGCTGAAATGAATTAACAACGAATTGATGATTACTACTACTACGTACTAAATAATTAGGTGAATAAAATGATGATAATTAGAACTGCTGAATCGATGCTGCACTAGTTAGTTGAGCAGGTAATGGTATGTGTAGTCAGGCACGTACCACGTATAGGACGCTCCAGATGCCGCACTCGTCGGAGCGCCACATGGCCATGGACCTGTCGACAACCTCCATGGCCACCACGGCGCCGGAGATGGCGCCGATGCCCGCGCCGCGGACGAGGCCGCTCTCCGTCGCCAGCCCGATCATCCCGCCCGTGATGGCTCCCAGAATCGTGCCCACTGCAACAACACCAAGTCGATCAGGAACAGTCGCACGACGGAGATGCCGAACACCCCGACATGTCCACGGTGAAATGAAAACAAGAAGAAACATGCATGTATGCCACCGACCTGTGGCGAAGATGAAGGTGATGACGCCGCGGACGATCGAGCCGGCGACCCGAGCCGGCAGGCTGGACATGCTCCCCTCGGCCGCGTCCTCCTGGCCCGAGAAGAATGCTGCTGTGTCGGCGCGAGCCACCGCTGCCTCCATGGTAGCCGGATCACCTGCTGCTGCGGATCGAGCGGGTGTCGGATGAACAAATCAGACGAGGAGAATCCCGCTGCTGGTCGATGATCAGAGTTCTACAGCTGAATGAATGAATGAATGAGGGAAGGCTTATGTTGGTGGGATCGAAGATTTTGTTCATGATGCAGGAGGGGGCAGATCTTATATAGGACTACTAGCACTACTCGTACGCACGCAGCGCGTGGATTAATTAGCCGAAGACTCGTGGCTAGCCCCAAAATGGATTAGCTAGCTAACTGGAGCGAGGACGTGCTCGGTGCACCTGGCTTGCCAGCTCACCGTCTGCGACCAGGGATTTTCCATTTTCCAGGCAGCCTGGATCAGTCATATGCGTCAGACATCCCACGTGGCGCGCGAAGTAGCTTGGCGTAGCAGCCTAGGTGCGGAACGAGTCCAGCGAAGAGAAAAGAGAGAGGCGGGAAACAAGGCAATCATACATAAATGCTAACGGACCGAGCCCATCCGGCACGCGGGTGATGGCAACGCGCCAGTTGCCAATGCCTTCACCCGCTCCATCTCTTAACGGCTAAGCTTCCCTCTTCGGGCACTACTCAACGCAACAGCTGCTTCCAAGCGAATTCCCAGACTTCTCCTCACTCCATGACTGCGTGACGGGTGCGTCCGTACGTGTTATGATGCCTACCCGTCAGCTAAGATTTTTCCATAGAGGCGACAAAAGGACCAGGAGAGGGACGGAGAAATATGGGTTTGCTTTTTTCTTCTCGACGGATGCGCGGAGCCCACTTTCGGAAATGAAAATGTGTTGTCAGAGCATTTCCAACAGAGTACATCGTATCTTAAGCtgtatcatactccctccatttttaaaTATAAGCATTTTGTGGGCCATACATCCGCTTCGCGATTGAAAACTTAGTTTCACACATACCGCACAGGTTCGTGTTCGTTTTAAGTTTTCCATAGCCAAACTTACAACGATACGCAATTATAGTTGA
This sequence is a window from Aegilops tauschii subsp. strangulata cultivar AL8/78 chromosome 7, Aet v6.0, whole genome shotgun sequence. Protein-coding genes within it:
- the LOC109784456 gene encoding NEP1-interacting protein-like 1, whose amino-acid sequence is MEAAVARADTAAFFSGQEDAAEGSMSSLPARVAGSIVRGVITFIFATVGTILGAITGGMIGLATESGLVRGAGIGAISGAVVAMEVVDRSMAMWRSDECGIWSVLYVLDVIWSLLTGRLVREKVDPAVQNAVDSQMNAAGDGFSDGPPTLSEMFDMGSASFKGMAADAIAELPATTITEQQAAVQDGGCSVCLQEFEAGEAARSLPECRHTFHMSCIDGWLCRHASCPLCRRAV